GACCCAGCCGGGCGTGAGCTATAGCGAGCATAACCTGAGCAAAGACCATTCGCTGACGCGGATGCAGCTCTGGCTCGACGCCTGCCCGGAGCGGGAAAACCCGACGGTGCAGAAAATCGCGGTCGGCCCGCAGGCACGCCAGCTTCTCGCCTCGCCGGATGGCGCGGATGGCAGCCTGCAACTGCGCCAGCAGGTGTGGTTGTGGCACATCGCGCTGAATGAAGGGGAATCGGTCAGTATGCCCCTGAACGGGCCACGCGCCTATTTACAGTCGATCCACGGTACGGTCCACGTGAAAACCGAAACGGAAGACAAAGAGGCATTAACCTGCGGAGACGGCGCGTTTATTCGTGACGAGGCTAACATAACCCTTATTGCGGATTCGCCGCTGCGCGCTTTACTGGTAGATTTGCCGGTGTAACAGAAGATGCAGAACGCTGCATCAGGAGTCATAAAATGAGTACTATCACACAGCAAAATAAAGTCACGAAGTTGACTGCTTCACCCGCCCTGCAGGAAGCGCATACACGCGCCGGAGCGCAACAAGATTTTACCTACGATTGCATGCTCAGCGAGCTGGAAGCCATTATCGCTGAAGCCGAAGTGCGCCTGGCCGAGGAAGACGCCGCCTGACGTACGCTCACCGGGCGGGCCTGCTGGCTCGCCTGTCTCTGCATCTGTATTTCCCTGTCTGCATTTTCTTTATCTCATTCCCTG
This sequence is a window from Cronobacter sakazakii. Protein-coding genes within it:
- a CDS encoding pirin family protein, translating into MIITRTAKQCGQADYGWLQARYTFSFGHYFDPKLLGYASLRVLNQEVLAPGAAFQPRTYPKVDILNLILDGEAEYRDSDGNHLRAKTGDALLLATQPGVSYSEHNLSKDHSLTRMQLWLDACPERENPTVQKIAVGPQARQLLASPDGADGSLQLRQQVWLWHIALNEGESVSMPLNGPRAYLQSIHGTVHVKTETEDKEALTCGDGAFIRDEANITLIADSPLRALLVDLPV